One region of Aminobacterium colombiense DSM 12261 genomic DNA includes:
- a CDS encoding collagen-like triple helix repeat-containing protein: MKKLFALIVIGGLLVAATAALASTPVEGWWVHPTDKAPQNEVINIQDDIDARIMELIDQYGAGADGKSAYEIAVENGFVGSEMDWLDSLIGEQGPQGEQGLSGDDGQDGVNGLSAYELAVLNGFEGTEQDWLDSLHGGAPGPQGEPGEDGNSAYEVAVENGFTGTLSEWLDSLVGEGVPTGGSAGQALVKASGDDYDTTWADVLTNEDLQEINEKNEEQDGRIGSIENWQDSVNSRMDQFEDRLSDLEDPQFILGLNLRLTDTKRTTLEAFGDYSVTRGEVDRYGLRLTFKLGKSYEEKLIENLQAEVEELKALLSKKE, from the coding sequence ATGAAAAAGTTATTTGCTCTAATCGTAATAGGCGGGTTATTAGTGGCTGCGACTGCTGCCTTAGCTAGCACGCCAGTAGAGGGATGGTGGGTTCATCCAACTGACAAGGCGCCGCAAAATGAAGTGATTAATATACAGGATGATATTGATGCGAGGATTATGGAGTTAATAGACCAGTATGGCGCCGGCGCTGATGGGAAATCGGCCTACGAAATAGCGGTAGAAAACGGTTTTGTAGGCAGTGAAATGGACTGGCTCGATTCTCTTATCGGCGAACAGGGGCCACAGGGGGAGCAGGGGCTTTCCGGTGATGATGGACAAGATGGAGTCAACGGCCTCTCTGCTTACGAGTTGGCAGTTTTAAATGGTTTTGAAGGGACAGAGCAGGACTGGCTCGATTCCTTACATGGCGGAGCCCCAGGTCCTCAAGGTGAGCCAGGAGAAGATGGGAACTCTGCTTATGAAGTGGCGGTGGAGAACGGTTTTACAGGCACATTGTCAGAGTGGCTCGATTCTCTCGTGGGGGAAGGTGTTCCTACGGGTGGTTCAGCAGGTCAGGCCCTGGTTAAAGCTTCTGGTGACGATTACGATACCACTTGGGCGGATGTGCTAACAAATGAAGACCTTCAGGAAATTAACGAAAAGAACGAGGAACAGGATGGCCGAATTGGAAGCATAGAAAACTGGCAGGATTCTGTCAATAGCAGAATGGATCAGTTTGAGGATAGGCTTTCCGATCTTGAGGATCCTCAGTTCATTTTGGGTCTTAACCTCAGGTTGACTGATACAAAACGTACAACTTTGGAGGCCTTTGGGGATTACTCTGTAACTCGCGGTGAAGTTGATCGTTATGGGTTGCGCCTTACCTTCAAGCTTGGAAAAAGCTATGAAGAGAAGCTCATTGAAAACCTTCAAGCTGAGGTAGAAGAACTGAAAGCCTTGCTGAGTAAAAAAGAATAA
- a CDS encoding methylated-DNA--[protein]-cysteine S-methyltransferase, with translation MRHLFFYQTPIGEIAIAEENDVITHLCFQSKDILKDMTIHETKILKEAGKQLKEYMEGKRKEFTLPLAPVGTEFMIRVWKSLCAIPYGETRSYKEIAESIGNKKASRAVGLANNRNPIPIFIPCHRVIGANGKLVGYGGGLHIKSFLLKLEMEYKN, from the coding sequence ATGAGACATCTGTTTTTTTACCAAACCCCTATAGGAGAAATAGCCATAGCTGAAGAAAACGATGTAATAACCCACCTCTGCTTTCAAAGTAAAGATATTCTTAAAGACATGACAATCCATGAAACTAAAATTCTTAAAGAGGCTGGAAAACAACTTAAGGAATATATGGAGGGGAAACGAAAAGAATTTACTCTCCCCCTTGCACCAGTCGGCACTGAATTTATGATTCGTGTGTGGAAAAGTTTATGTGCCATACCCTACGGTGAAACACGAAGCTATAAGGAAATAGCTGAAAGTATCGGAAACAAAAAGGCCTCACGGGCAGTCGGTCTTGCCAACAATCGTAACCCCATTCCTATTTTTATCCCCTGCCACCGCGTTATCGGTGCTAATGGCAAACTTGTTGGGTATGGAGGAGGACTCCACATAAAATCCTTTCTCTTAAAGCTGGAAATGGAATATAAAAATTAA
- a CDS encoding mechanosensitive ion channel family protein, producing the protein MNSFIDLSMPVIKSVALAILAVLIGLKVIHWITKTVEKIIERSSLDKTLKPFIVSLVNALLKVLLVISIISILGIDTTSFVAVIAAAGFAVGLAFQGSLSNFAGGVLLLALRPFKVGDYIEASGFSGTVQAIQILYTELVTVDNKVIFIPNGSLSNASIVNYSVKSTRRVDFKFGVGHEADSHKVIEVLQGVVGNHALILKEPETFVRMSEHGESAIFFTVRVWVNAQDYWTVYFDIIETVKRRFDEESISIPYPQMDVHLKQQ; encoded by the coding sequence ATGAATAGTTTTATTGATTTGTCCATGCCAGTCATTAAAAGCGTAGCTTTGGCTATTTTAGCGGTGTTAATTGGATTAAAGGTTATTCATTGGATTACCAAAACAGTAGAAAAGATTATTGAAAGATCATCTCTTGATAAGACTTTGAAGCCATTTATTGTTTCTCTTGTCAATGCCTTATTGAAGGTTCTTTTGGTCATATCAATTATTAGTATTCTTGGAATAGATACCACATCCTTTGTAGCTGTTATTGCGGCAGCAGGTTTTGCCGTAGGTTTGGCTTTTCAGGGCTCTTTGTCTAATTTTGCGGGAGGAGTATTGCTTTTGGCCTTGAGGCCTTTTAAGGTGGGGGACTATATAGAAGCAAGCGGATTCAGTGGAACTGTCCAGGCTATACAGATTCTCTATACAGAACTTGTCACCGTTGATAATAAGGTGATTTTCATTCCCAACGGAAGCCTTTCAAATGCCAGCATCGTAAACTACTCTGTTAAGAGCACTCGCCGTGTGGATTTCAAGTTTGGCGTCGGGCATGAGGCGGATTCTCATAAGGTTATTGAGGTGTTGCAGGGAGTTGTGGGGAACCACGCGTTAATTTTAAAAGAGCCAGAAACCTTTGTGAGAATGTCAGAGCATGGGGAAAGCGCGATTTTCTTCACGGTCCGAGTTTGGGTAAACGCCCAGGATTACTGGACCGTCTATTTCGATATCATTGAAACAGTGAAGAGACGTTTTGATGAGGAGAGCATATCAATACCATATCCTCAAATGGACGTGCATTTAAAGCAGCAGTAA
- a CDS encoding DMT family transporter codes for MNNATNTQQSKLPDHYKGAAAALLSAFLFGFIPILAVSAYKKGITVMTFHFMRFIIASIALFCLLYFQKGHQVVMVGKKNFLQLFVLGGILFTLTSFSYFSSFQYIPASMAALIFYSYPALVAIGSLYVNKEPLTTKIILSITLSTVGLIFLSGKIDASVSMKGVLLAGFAALSYTSYILYGNSLMKKTPYQVVVAFVCFFSAVSFFIVGKATHNLILPHTTSTWLLFCIISLVSLSGFLAFFLGVKLTTPSIAAILSMAEPLVTVVLSLLIFKEYLTILQYLGGILVLAGSFLALKACALR; via the coding sequence ATGAATAATGCCACAAATACTCAACAATCGAAATTGCCTGATCATTATAAGGGGGCAGCAGCGGCACTTTTATCAGCTTTTTTGTTTGGCTTTATCCCTATTCTAGCAGTATCTGCCTATAAAAAAGGCATTACCGTCATGACTTTTCACTTCATGCGATTTATCATCGCATCAATTGCTCTTTTCTGCCTGCTTTATTTTCAGAAGGGCCATCAGGTAGTAATGGTGGGCAAGAAGAACTTTTTACAGCTTTTTGTACTTGGCGGTATTCTTTTCACTCTCACAAGTTTTAGCTACTTCTCTAGTTTTCAGTATATCCCGGCATCCATGGCAGCGCTTATTTTTTACTCTTATCCAGCTCTTGTTGCTATTGGATCCTTGTATGTCAATAAAGAACCTCTTACAACAAAGATTATTCTTTCTATTACGCTTTCTACTGTGGGTCTTATATTTCTTTCTGGAAAGATTGACGCTTCGGTTAGTATGAAAGGTGTTCTTTTAGCAGGTTTTGCTGCTCTTTCTTACACATCCTATATCCTTTATGGAAACTCTCTCATGAAAAAGACACCATATCAAGTAGTTGTTGCCTTTGTCTGTTTCTTTTCAGCCGTGTCTTTTTTTATAGTAGGAAAAGCAACTCATAATCTTATTCTTCCTCACACTACTTCTACATGGCTGCTATTTTGCATTATTTCTCTTGTTTCCCTTTCTGGTTTCCTCGCGTTTTTTCTTGGGGTGAAACTAACAACCCCGTCAATAGCGGCCATTCTCAGCATGGCAGAACCCCTTGTAACTGTAGTTTTATCTCTATTAATCTTTAAGGAGTACCTGACCATTCTTCAATATCTGGGGGGGATTCTCGTGCTTGCTGGGTCTTTTTTAGCTCTCAAAGCATGTGCCTTGAGATGA
- a CDS encoding L,D-transpeptidase encodes MKIKNLILLTFFLCFFAAANNPALSGEKTYAHEPPDRIVVEKRKFVLTLYREGKEVLSFPVAVGRNKGNKQRVGDLRTPVGTFMVERIHDSSHWVHDFKDGKGPIKGAYGPWFIRLKTGWSGIGIHGTHDPGSIGQRATEGCVRLRNDHLELLVKHVEPGLVVVIEE; translated from the coding sequence ATGAAGATTAAAAACCTTATTCTGTTGACATTTTTCCTTTGCTTTTTCGCAGCGGCCAACAATCCAGCCCTGAGTGGAGAAAAGACTTATGCTCATGAGCCTCCAGACAGGATTGTCGTGGAAAAAAGAAAATTTGTTCTCACCCTCTACAGAGAAGGGAAAGAAGTATTGTCTTTTCCCGTAGCAGTGGGGCGAAATAAGGGTAATAAACAGCGAGTCGGAGATTTGCGAACTCCCGTGGGAACTTTTATGGTAGAAAGAATTCATGACTCAAGCCATTGGGTTCACGATTTCAAGGATGGGAAGGGACCCATTAAGGGGGCATATGGCCCATGGTTTATCCGGTTGAAGACCGGCTGGTCAGGCATAGGCATTCACGGAACCCATGATCCGGGTTCTATTGGACAAAGGGCAACGGAAGGATGCGTTCGGCTAAGAAATGATCATCTTGAACTTTTAGTTAAGCATGTAGAGCCGGGTTTGGTTGTTGTTATTGAGGAATAA
- a CDS encoding phenylalanine--tRNA ligase beta subunit-related protein: protein MITTTDAFLKKFPKAHIGILIIKEVSNGSCHDCLNRVRENLEEDLRSKFSMMSRAELRNQPVLRVYDQYFKLYGQNYPVLYQIESVAIKGRSIPIVNCLVTAMFIAELKNMLLTAGHDFDKVEFPIVADIGDGDRYYTLINDTEKLVCDNDMLICDDKGVISSVIYGPDKRTAITAETQNVLFVVYAPENIDKQDTLSHLEDIKNNVLLFSPRAKIDFMAVSP from the coding sequence ATGATCACAACAACTGATGCTTTTCTAAAGAAGTTTCCGAAAGCCCATATTGGTATTTTAATCATTAAAGAAGTCAGTAACGGGTCATGTCATGATTGCCTTAACCGCGTGAGAGAGAACCTGGAAGAAGATTTACGAAGCAAATTTAGTATGATGTCTCGGGCAGAATTGCGAAATCAACCAGTACTTCGTGTCTATGACCAGTATTTTAAGTTGTATGGTCAGAATTATCCTGTGCTTTACCAGATTGAGTCTGTAGCAATAAAGGGGAGAAGTATCCCCATTGTCAATTGTCTCGTTACCGCTATGTTTATAGCTGAGTTAAAAAATATGCTGCTTACGGCAGGGCATGATTTCGACAAAGTTGAGTTTCCCATAGTTGCAGATATTGGAGATGGTGATAGATACTACACGTTAATAAATGATACGGAGAAACTCGTTTGTGATAACGATATGCTTATCTGTGACGATAAAGGTGTCATATCAAGTGTCATTTATGGCCCTGATAAGCGCACAGCCATTACTGCTGAAACGCAAAACGTTCTTTTTGTAGTGTATGCGCCGGAGAATATAGATAAACAGGACACCTTATCCCACTTGGAAGATATAAAAAATAATGTACTTCTTTTTTCTCCGAGAGCAAAAATCGATTTCATGGCTGTTTCCCCATAA
- a CDS encoding cupin domain-containing protein, with amino-acid sequence MNHGTFEKGEKFEAGKMVEVQEGAIVSRTLIDYPTGTVTLFAFHRGQGLSEHTAPYDALVQVLEGKAEISLAGTPQIVEKGEWLIMPANVPHGLRAIEDFKMALVMIRS; translated from the coding sequence ATGAACCACGGGACTTTTGAAAAAGGAGAAAAATTTGAAGCGGGAAAAATGGTTGAGGTTCAAGAGGGCGCGATTGTCAGCCGTACTCTTATAGACTATCCTACAGGAACAGTGACCCTCTTCGCATTTCATAGAGGACAAGGTCTTAGCGAGCACACTGCTCCCTACGATGCGTTGGTACAGGTACTCGAGGGGAAAGCGGAAATAAGCCTTGCTGGAACACCACAAATAGTTGAGAAGGGGGAATGGCTTATTATGCCAGCAAATGTTCCCCATGGGCTGAGGGCTATTGAAGATTTTAAAATGGCCCTAGTAATGATCCGTTCGTAA
- a CDS encoding TolC family protein has product MKKYVFLVLTAFLCMCHSTEGLSEEKIIFTTPLSLEQCLAIAEVHHPNLKASRAKIDVADSQMGQVASKERPQVDVSSSYSRQESSAARDGDTYSTSAGISQLITDAGKTKAEKSIARLKKESASQNYKTIECQVQYNVKKTYFDALEAQKDLEVAEETLNLYTLLLTQAQAFYDVGSVPKYDVTTAEVEQSKARLGVVTAKTAIKKARAELNNAMGVTEAPEYVLKDVEERVSFSIPFDEVLKTALRKRADLLASEIGVKAAKESIRLAAKGNAPEVRASGKYAIGGSHPTEDDNWSVGVTLQIPLYDGGLEGEKINQARAELVVAEGEEESLRSDVRKEVEQAYMEFIDSDEVLAVAQKTVQQAEENLTIAQNRYKVGVGSPIEVADATEKFKEAKQGYWSALYSHHRSWAALEKVVGGTVE; this is encoded by the coding sequence ATGAAAAAGTACGTCTTTTTGGTTTTGACAGCTTTTCTTTGTATGTGCCATTCTACTGAAGGATTAAGTGAAGAAAAAATAATATTCACTACCCCTCTCAGTCTTGAACAGTGTCTTGCCATAGCGGAGGTACACCACCCGAATCTTAAAGCATCCAGGGCTAAAATTGATGTAGCTGACAGCCAGATGGGGCAAGTTGCTTCAAAAGAACGCCCTCAGGTTGATGTTTCGAGCAGCTACAGCCGTCAGGAGTCTTCTGCTGCTCGGGATGGCGATACTTATTCTACAAGTGCTGGAATTTCACAGTTAATTACAGACGCTGGGAAGACGAAGGCGGAAAAAAGCATCGCTCGTTTGAAGAAAGAGAGTGCTTCTCAAAACTATAAAACCATTGAGTGTCAAGTTCAATATAATGTTAAAAAAACCTATTTTGATGCCCTGGAGGCACAGAAAGATCTCGAAGTAGCCGAAGAAACTTTGAATCTTTATACTCTTCTTCTCACCCAGGCCCAGGCCTTTTATGACGTGGGCTCTGTTCCAAAATATGATGTGACTACTGCGGAAGTGGAACAAAGCAAGGCTAGGCTTGGGGTGGTGACTGCGAAAACAGCAATAAAAAAAGCGAGGGCAGAGCTCAATAATGCCATGGGGGTTACAGAAGCACCGGAATATGTACTCAAAGATGTAGAGGAGCGTGTTTCGTTCTCTATACCTTTCGACGAAGTTTTAAAAACAGCGTTAAGGAAAAGGGCAGACCTTCTGGCCAGTGAGATAGGTGTTAAGGCAGCCAAGGAGAGCATTCGCCTGGCTGCGAAAGGAAATGCACCAGAGGTAAGAGCATCGGGAAAATACGCCATTGGCGGCAGTCATCCTACCGAAGATGATAACTGGTCTGTTGGAGTTACACTTCAGATCCCCCTTTACGATGGAGGACTTGAGGGGGAGAAAATAAACCAGGCCAGGGCGGAGTTGGTTGTGGCCGAAGGGGAGGAAGAGTCTCTTCGATCTGATGTTCGTAAAGAAGTGGAACAGGCTTATATGGAGTTTATCGACTCTGATGAGGTTTTGGCAGTTGCGCAAAAAACGGTGCAGCAGGCAGAAGAGAATCTGACGATTGCGCAAAACAGATATAAAGTAGGCGTAGGCTCTCCAATTGAAGTGGCCGACGCTACAGAAAAATTTAAAGAGGCTAAGCAAGGGTACTGGTCGGCACTCTATTCTCATCACCGGTCCTGGGCTGCTCTTGAAAAGGTGGTAGGGGGAACGGTGGAATGA
- a CDS encoding efflux RND transporter periplasmic adaptor subunit: MKKWIVVLLLLLALGGYFIISRKDASKAMVVETTPITRGKIIKTVSATGSLQAVNTVNVGTQVSGTVKAIYADFNSITRKGALIAEIDPALLQANLETAKADVLSAQADLAKAEATVKNTRKNRDRKKELYSRDLIAESELDAAQTEYDTALAQLKAAKASLAQSQANLRHKEVSLGYTRITSPINGVVIDRTVEVGQTVNASQSAPTLFTIAEDLTKMKVEANIDEADIGQIEAGQRVEFTVDAYPELFFIGSIEEIRLAPNAEGNIVTYTVIIMVQNPDLKLMPGMTANVSVIAKEKIDVFKVSNAALRFKPSPDFLASNGNGQNFNSARRNASSNQKTLWLYDGKEFKPLPVSIGISDGLYTEISGNVNEGMNVVTSILSGKTNSNGGGSPFVPGPRR, from the coding sequence ATGAAAAAGTGGATAGTTGTCCTTCTTTTACTTCTTGCTTTGGGCGGTTATTTTATCATATCCCGTAAAGACGCTTCAAAAGCCATGGTTGTGGAAACAACTCCTATTACTCGTGGCAAGATCATAAAGACAGTTTCCGCAACGGGCAGCCTTCAGGCGGTCAATACTGTAAATGTTGGAACCCAGGTTTCCGGCACGGTCAAAGCTATCTATGCCGATTTCAATTCTATTACAAGAAAAGGAGCGCTCATTGCAGAGATAGACCCTGCTCTTTTGCAGGCCAACCTCGAGACAGCAAAGGCTGACGTTCTTTCCGCTCAGGCAGACCTTGCAAAAGCCGAGGCCACTGTTAAAAACACGAGGAAGAACAGGGATAGAAAAAAAGAGCTCTATTCCAGAGACCTTATCGCAGAAAGTGAGCTTGATGCAGCTCAGACAGAGTACGATACGGCTCTTGCCCAATTAAAGGCCGCTAAAGCAAGTTTGGCCCAGTCTCAAGCTAATTTGAGACATAAGGAGGTAAGTCTTGGCTACACGCGTATAACCTCTCCTATTAATGGAGTCGTTATTGACAGGACAGTGGAGGTTGGACAGACTGTGAATGCGAGCCAGTCTGCTCCCACTCTCTTTACTATCGCAGAAGATCTGACGAAAATGAAAGTGGAAGCGAACATTGATGAAGCTGATATTGGACAGATAGAAGCAGGACAAAGGGTTGAATTTACTGTTGATGCCTATCCTGAGCTCTTTTTTATAGGTAGTATAGAGGAGATCCGCCTTGCTCCTAATGCCGAAGGCAATATAGTTACATACACAGTTATCATTATGGTTCAGAATCCGGATCTTAAACTTATGCCTGGTATGACAGCTAATGTTTCGGTCATTGCCAAAGAAAAGATTGACGTGTTTAAAGTATCTAATGCTGCCTTGCGTTTCAAACCGAGTCCAGATTTTCTCGCTTCCAATGGAAATGGGCAAAATTTTAATTCGGCTAGACGAAACGCTTCTTCAAACCAGAAGACACTTTGGCTTTATGACGGCAAGGAATTCAAGCCCCTTCCCGTATCTATAGGAATATCTGATGGTTTGTACACTGAAATTTCTGGCAATGTTAATGAGGGAATGAATGTGGTTACAAGCATTCTTTCTGGTAAAACCAATAGCAATGGAGGAGGGTCTCCCTTTGTACCTGGTCCGCGTCGATAA
- a CDS encoding ABC transporter ATP-binding protein produces MYLVRVDNIYKTYSMGEVDVTALQGVSFSVKKGEFLSIMGASGSGKSTLMNIIGCLDTPTEGHYYLDGTDVSTIDENQLADIRKNTIGFVFQGFNLLPRMTALENVELPMLYSGISARKRHERALHALQIVDLEDRANHQPQQLSGGQQQRVAIARALANDAPLILADEPTGNLDSKTGIDVMKLFVRLNVESGKTIIQVTHERDMALFGSRIITVKDGTIVHDERVNPTC; encoded by the coding sequence TTGTACCTGGTCCGCGTCGATAATATTTACAAGACCTACTCTATGGGAGAGGTAGATGTTACGGCTCTTCAGGGAGTGTCTTTTTCCGTTAAAAAGGGAGAATTCCTTTCGATTATGGGGGCATCGGGGTCTGGAAAATCAACGCTTATGAACATTATAGGATGTCTCGATACCCCAACGGAAGGGCATTATTATCTTGATGGAACAGACGTGAGCACCATCGACGAAAACCAACTTGCGGATATCCGGAAGAATACTATTGGTTTTGTCTTTCAGGGTTTTAACCTTCTTCCCCGTATGACAGCTCTCGAAAATGTAGAACTCCCTATGCTCTATAGCGGCATATCGGCAAGGAAACGTCATGAGCGAGCTCTCCATGCCCTTCAAATTGTGGATTTGGAAGACAGGGCAAATCATCAGCCGCAGCAGCTCTCAGGAGGCCAGCAGCAGCGTGTGGCTATAGCGAGAGCTCTTGCCAATGATGCACCCCTCATTCTGGCTGATGAGCCTACCGGCAATCTCGATAGCAAAACGGGGATAGATGTGATGAAACTCTTCGTGCGACTTAATGTTGAGTCCGGTAAAACTATTATACAGGTTACTCATGAGCGGGATATGGCACTATTCGGCTCCAGAATTATTACGGTAAAAGATGGAACCATAGTGCACGATGAAAGAGTGAACCCGACATGCTGA
- a CDS encoding ABC transporter permease: protein MLSLYETSKISFRSLRANKTRSALTMLGIVIGVMAVIIMFAVGSGANKEIAERFSSLGSNMIVVRPETITFGGSRSYIAHNLTIDDAMSIGEECSAVAYVAPYYGGTAQAVYGNENYPARVTGTTSDYLFVRDLSLASGRTFTDQDVRSATKVCIVGQTIVDNLFVTEDPIGKILRLKGVPMVVIGLLNKIGESAMGRDEDDIVLVPITTVQRRLFSPQRMGMASSISVKALSEQHLDLAQEQIEALLAQRHRIKPGESNDFTVRNLTQMVESAKSATRVMSLLLTAVAGVSLLVGGIGIMNIMLVSVTERTREIGIRMAIGAKRADIRLQFLVEALTLSLLGGITGIILGIAGAEVISKALGWTVDISLLSVVLSFGFSGCVGIFFGFYPAYKASLLNPIEALRYE, encoded by the coding sequence ATGCTGAGTTTGTATGAAACTTCGAAAATATCCTTTAGGTCTCTTCGCGCCAATAAAACCCGTTCGGCTTTGACCATGCTTGGAATCGTCATAGGCGTTATGGCGGTGATCATTATGTTCGCTGTGGGGAGCGGTGCCAATAAAGAGATTGCAGAGCGTTTTTCGAGTCTTGGCAGCAATATGATTGTGGTGCGTCCCGAAACAATTACCTTTGGAGGTTCACGAAGTTACATAGCTCATAATCTTACAATTGATGATGCGATGTCCATTGGAGAGGAATGCAGCGCGGTGGCTTACGTTGCTCCCTATTACGGCGGAACGGCTCAAGCGGTCTATGGAAATGAAAATTACCCGGCCCGGGTGACAGGGACGACCTCTGACTATCTTTTTGTTCGTGATTTGAGCCTTGCCTCAGGGAGAACTTTTACAGATCAGGATGTACGGAGCGCGACAAAGGTTTGTATTGTGGGGCAGACCATTGTAGATAATTTATTCGTGACGGAGGACCCAATTGGTAAGATCCTTCGTCTTAAAGGTGTGCCCATGGTTGTAATCGGCCTTCTGAACAAAATAGGGGAAAGCGCTATGGGGCGGGACGAGGATGATATTGTTCTTGTTCCAATTACTACCGTGCAGCGACGGTTGTTTAGCCCCCAAAGGATGGGTATGGCTTCGTCCATTTCGGTAAAGGCCCTTTCTGAACAGCACCTTGATTTGGCTCAGGAACAGATAGAAGCGCTTCTTGCTCAGCGCCATCGGATAAAACCAGGGGAATCAAATGATTTTACTGTGCGCAACCTGACACAGATGGTGGAAAGCGCCAAAAGTGCGACCCGGGTCATGAGTTTGCTTCTCACTGCAGTGGCAGGGGTGTCCCTTTTAGTGGGGGGCATTGGCATTATGAATATCATGCTTGTCTCGGTTACTGAACGGACACGGGAAATTGGCATTCGAATGGCTATAGGGGCCAAAAGAGCAGATATTCGATTGCAGTTTCTTGTGGAAGCCCTTACTCTCTCTCTTTTAGGGGGAATTACAGGTATTATTCTTGGTATCGCAGGGGCTGAAGTCATTTCGAAGGCGTTGGGATGGACCGTTGATATCTCTCTTCTATCTGTGGTCCTTTCCTTTGGATTTTCTGGCTGTGTGGGCATCTTCTTTGGCTTTTACCCAGCATATAAGGCTTCGTTGCTTAATCCCATCGAAGCGTTAAGATACGAATAA